In Halichondria panicea chromosome 9, odHalPani1.1, whole genome shotgun sequence, a genomic segment contains:
- the LOC135340836 gene encoding uncharacterized protein LOC135340836 — protein sequence MDPPVEPPPRAGQFSAVDGHHYMWRGYGPGLGGSNIIAVYDPSTELWSLLPTTGPLPPGERGGCSVCVGRCLFTFGGWDGSSYFNDMSKLNLDTLQWTKVQTSGNQPMKKALCGLVRVNERTLCCFEGLGIEGTTQPGSTFTKTGWPDGSGRTNEFHFFDTQNGVWSSPELRGERPPPCSGFTFTMVDQHRAVLFGGIQSHGGRLNDVYLFDFRTMEVTKVKPVQGEPWPVERSLHAACCLNYGQDHPQLLVYGGLDDGIKTLGDMWKLDVDTVQWTVVTPPESMTPRHFHSITATSLGPGLTEVLVFGGQRELGEVPIAETTILRFELTGPVAGPSAGKWALVDVAHNDTRGSAQRLREKRIRQATACASSVSETSDHSSQDRVRALEQQLRAAEQREHDTQCHHQLQLQEKDRELTEANRRHGDAEERAQLAEQREQATQLLLQVKDRELAEANRREADLSARITALERELEGKTKELAAHNTEVWRIPANRLIIGRRIGKGGWGEVLEGTVSVAVKRLHEEIAYPIHIDKMVKEMKLLAEVRHPNLVQFIGAIFDEQDNESPPTLVTELLDMNLRQAYERNQLDPGNRLSIFMDIALALDYLHQRYDPIIHRDVSAPNVLLQRMPNHQWKGKVSDLGSANFLQHAHTKGEGCILYSAPEVIPRAYNPRGELIPQTTKIDVYSYGVLLCEVITSTFPSEKNYLGMLKEVEKDYPQFHDLIANCTQESPDHRPTMAQVLNMLEDDKILKM from the exons ATGGATCCTCCAGTTGAACCACCACCTCGTGCTGGTCAATTCTCTGCGGTTGACGGACACCATTACATGTGGAGGGGGTATGGTCCAGGATTGGGGGGGTCtaacatcattgctgtgtatgatccaagcactgagctgtggagcctcttgcccaccactggacctctaCCCCCTGGAGAGCGGGGTGGTTGCTCTGTTTGCGTAGGTCGTTGCCTGTTCACCTTTGGTGGTTGGGATGGGTCTTCTTACTTCAATGACATGAGCAAACTTAatctggacactctccagtggaccaaagttcAAACCTCTGGTAATCAGCCTATGAAAAAGGCTTTATGTGGACTTGTCCGTGTGAATGAGAGAACTCTGTGCTGCTTTGAAGGACTCGGTATTGAGGGCACCACACAACCAGGATCAACATTCACCAAGACTGGATGGCCTGATGGAAGTGGACGGACAAACGAGTTCCATTTCTTTGACACACAAAATG gtgtctggtcgtcccctgagctcagaggagagagacctcctccCTGTAGTGGCTTCACCTTCACCATGGTAGACCAGCACAGGGCAGTCCTCTTTGGAGGGATCCAATCCCACGGTGGTAGGCTCAATGATGTCTACCTATTCGATTTTAGGACCATG gaggtcactaaggtgaagccagtacagggagagccatggccagtggagaggtcactccatgctgcctgttgtctcaactatggccaggaccaccctcaactactggTGTACGGAGGACTGGATGATGGCATCAAGACACTGGGGGACATGTGGAAACTGGATGTAGACACTGTCCAGTGGACTGTG gtgacacctcctgagtCAATGACACCACGTCACTTccactccatcactgccaccagtctGGGACCAGGACTCACTGAGGTCCTCGTGTTTGGAGGCCAGCGGGAGTTGGGGGAAGTTCCCATTGCTGAGACCACTATACTGAGATTTG AGTTGACTGGACCTGTTGCTGGACCCTCGGCTGGGAAGTGGGCTCTCGTGGATGTGGCCCACAACGACACtagaggctccgcccagcgactgagagagaagaggatcagacaagcaactgcttgtgcctcatcagtcagtgagaccagcgaccactcctctcaagaccgggtgagggctctggaacaacagttacgagcagcagagcagagagagcacGACACTCAATGTCACCACCaactacagttgcaagaaAAAGATCGTGAATTGACCGAGGCCAACCGTCGTCATGGAGATGCGGAGGAAAGAGCACAGCTGGCAGAGCAAAGAGAGCAAGCTACACAATTACTTTTACAAGTGAAAGATCGAGAATTGGCTGAGGCCAACAGAAGAGAAGCTGACCTGTCTGCTCGAATCACAGCTCTAGAGAGGGAGTTAGAAGGCAAGACGAAAGAGTTggcagcacacaacacagaggtgtgGAGGATTCCGGCCAACAGATTGATCATTGGCAGGAGGATTGGCAAAGGAGGGTGGGGGGAAGtgctggagggaacagtgagcGTGGCCGTCAAGCGACTACACGAAGAAATTGCCTACCCAATTCACATCGACAAAATGGTGAAAGAAATGAAGCTATTGGCTGAAGTGCGACACCCAAACCTTGTGCAATTCATTGGTGCTATTTTTGATGAGCAAGACAATGAATCCCCTCCTACCCTCGTCACCGAGCTTCTGGACATGAATCTCCGACAAGCGTACGAGAGGAATCAACTGGACCCAGGAAACCGCCTCTCGATCTTCATGGACATTGCCCTTGCTTTGGACTACCTGCACCAGCGCTACGATCCCATCATCCAccgtgatgtgagtgctcccaaCGTCCTCCTCCAGCGAATGCCCAACCACCAGTGGAAGGGGAAGGTCTCTGACCTGGGCTCAGCCAACTTCCTGCAGCATGCTCACACAAAAGGTGAAGGATGTATTCTTTATTCTGCCCCTGAAGTGATACCTCGAGCTTACAATCCAAGAGGAGAGCTAATTCCACAAACAACTAAGattgatgtgtacagctacggtGTTTTGTTATGCGAGGTCATCACTAGCACTTTTCCATCAGAAAAGAATTACTTGGGCATGCTTAAAGAAGTCGAAAAAGACTATCCACAATTCCACGATCTGATTGCTAACTGCACTCAAGAGAGCCCCGACCACCGACCAACTATGGCTCAAGTTCTGAACATGCTAGAAGATGATAAAATCCTAAAAATGTAG
- the LOC135340855 gene encoding AN1-type zinc finger protein 1-like isoform X2, whose amino-acid sequence MTSHQETRMEVEVGEHCFFPQCNRLDFLPFVCDLCHQTFCKYHRVPSSHNCEHIDTNIISTCTLPEKQEFLFHCSLPSCKKRHVTSVVCESCEQSYCIQHRHQEDHSCPALIVAEQHSTRTVRGRPLGQPAKATGTSGVKGGSSSKHTSGKVALMKLKMRAVGLDSIPQVDRVYFEVELPRTSGLPNTSMFVSKEWCVGRTVDYIAQRFKLKNDNHKAHAQKLCLYCEGAVLGMSHKLQDLIHTVITMGTTLTLEYE is encoded by the exons ATGACGTCACACCAAGAGACTAGAATGGAAGTTGAAGTTGGGGAACACTGTTTTTTCCCTCAATGCAACAGATTAG ATTTCCTTCCATTTGTGTGCGACCTCTGTCATCAAACATTTTG TAAATATCATCgagtcccctcctctcacaactGTGAGCACATCGACACAAATATTATATCCACGTGCACGTTGCCTGAGAAACAAGAG TTTCTCTTCCACTGTTCCCTCCCCTCGTGCAAGAAGCGTCATGTGActagtgtggtgtgtgagtcttgtgagcagTCGTATTGCATCCAGCACAGACACCAGGAGGACCACAGCTGCCCTGCACTGATAGTAGCCGAGCAACACTCTACTAGGACCGTGAGGGGGAGGCCACTGGGACAACCTGCCAAAGCAACTGGAACAA GTGGGGTGAAAGGTGGCAGTTCATCCAAACACACGAGTGGAAAAGTTGCTTTGATGAAGTTAAAAATGAGAGCAGTTGGTCTGGACTCCATACCACAA GTGGACAGAGTGTATTTTGAAGTGGAGCTGCCAAGGACTAGTGGACTCCCTAACACCTCCATGTTTGTTTCCAAG GAGTGGTGTGTTGGACGGACGGTCGATTATATTGCTCAGAGATTCAAACTAAAGAACGACAATCACAAAGCACATGCTCAA AAGCTGTGTCTGTATTGTGAGGGTGCAGTACTGGGCATGTCTCATAAGCTACAGGACCTTATACACACTGTCATCACCATGGGAACTACACTTACACTAGAATATGAATGA
- the LOC135340855 gene encoding AN1-type zinc finger protein 1-like isoform X1 produces the protein MTSHQETRMEVEVGEHCFFPQCNRLDFLPFVCDLCHQTFCKYHRVPSSHNCEHIDTNIISTCTLPEKQEFLFHCSLPSCKKRHVTSVVCESCEQSYCIQHRHQEDHSCPALIVAEQHSTRTVRGRPLGQPAKATGTSGVKGGSSSKHTSGKVALMKLKMRAVGLDSIPQVCSGVVAGEVDRVYFEVELPRTSGLPNTSMFVSKEWCVGRTVDYIAQRFKLKNDNHKAHAQKLCLYCEGAVLGMSHKLQDLIHTVITMGTTLTLEYE, from the exons ATGACGTCACACCAAGAGACTAGAATGGAAGTTGAAGTTGGGGAACACTGTTTTTTCCCTCAATGCAACAGATTAG ATTTCCTTCCATTTGTGTGCGACCTCTGTCATCAAACATTTTG TAAATATCATCgagtcccctcctctcacaactGTGAGCACATCGACACAAATATTATATCCACGTGCACGTTGCCTGAGAAACAAGAG TTTCTCTTCCACTGTTCCCTCCCCTCGTGCAAGAAGCGTCATGTGActagtgtggtgtgtgagtcttgtgagcagTCGTATTGCATCCAGCACAGACACCAGGAGGACCACAGCTGCCCTGCACTGATAGTAGCCGAGCAACACTCTACTAGGACCGTGAGGGGGAGGCCACTGGGACAACCTGCCAAAGCAACTGGAACAA GTGGGGTGAAAGGTGGCAGTTCATCCAAACACACGAGTGGAAAAGTTGCTTTGATGAAGTTAAAAATGAGAGCAGTTGGTCTGGACTCCATACCACAAGTATGCAGTGGAGTGGTTGCTGGGGAG GTGGACAGAGTGTATTTTGAAGTGGAGCTGCCAAGGACTAGTGGACTCCCTAACACCTCCATGTTTGTTTCCAAG GAGTGGTGTGTTGGACGGACGGTCGATTATATTGCTCAGAGATTCAAACTAAAGAACGACAATCACAAAGCACATGCTCAA AAGCTGTGTCTGTATTGTGAGGGTGCAGTACTGGGCATGTCTCATAAGCTACAGGACCTTATACACACTGTCATCACCATGGGAACTACACTTACACTAGAATATGAATGA